AAAGATTTGAATCGAATCAaactaatttttataaatatccgAAACGAAAATTTATATGCAGTAATCTATTTATCCTTGCATTAATACATACATAAGATGAAATATTCAAGGTCCACTGGCTTAGATTTATGATACGATGATTAACTCGGTGCATTGCAAATTTTCTGATATatgaatttgtaatttttcagcAGCTATGACTACTCTCTACAACGATATGCACGTGATAAAATTTCGCGTTTTTAAGGATCGGACGATAACTCGGATGAGCACCGTAAACTAACGATAAATCGACCTAATTTTCGTTTAGCCATTAAAGCGTCGAGGACTACACGTGCCCCTGCATTTTTCCTCAAATTCAATTGCTTTCATTATCTTTCATTTAGCTTTTCCTCTCGTTCATATTTCCTACGTCATAACAAATTTCTAATATCTATCCTACATCATATTCATAAACTGAATCATGAAACTATAAAACGATTATGATATTATCATCGTTTTGCCGACgttaaaaatttattgaaaatatttattagataaaAAATTGCGACAAATTATAAAACTGCAATAATTTTAAActcgtatttatttttaatttcctttaagtaaacttataatgtaataacattGTAATATAACGATTGCATATATACTTGTTCTTTGAAGTATTATCGAGTAGATAGTATCGAAATAAGTATGCTATTATTTCTTATGAAATAGCAGAAGTATATTAGATTAATCAGCATCAAGCTAACAAGAAATTTGCACATTTCTTGATATCCGTGGGTTTCATACCTACTTAAAGAATCACGCGGATTTTTCCGCTTGTTAACTGCTCACCTGTTACCGTCAATAGTCGTAAAAAATTCGTTAAAATGTTGTACAACCAGACAATATATACGATAATGagatataaatatgttttagacaaaaaatattcatatacTTTTATGTTGTTATCGTTTATCATTATCGTTACTGTTATTAAAAATGCGTAAGCCACTTGTTGAATATCTGTGcaataaaaagttaaaaaaaaagtaatacaCAATCAGTAACATTCTACGCTATAGTAGGTATATTGAATCTTCATGTTTGAAAGCATTATTGTTCTAATAATTTAAAAACCATCGTTTGTTCATTATATTTTCactaatatttttgtaattaaaaaaccaatactttaatttcatgaatattttaaaaaaactAAGTTGCACATtataagataaaaattatttacattaacTTATCATTGTAATGTCATCGGGATTCTCATCGGGTGACGTTACGTATCTTATGTAACTCAAGAGAACACTATCATATCGATGTAAAACTAAAGCGTTTTTTACTCCCGCACGTTTAATACTAATGTGTTTTAACGTTTCAATGTGTTTCACCATCCTTGAAGTATACTTTCCATATTGTAATTATGATCATATCAAGCAACAACTGGGATGAAAAATACCAACAACAATATTCCTGGTACCTGGTACAGATAATGAAAGAAATTTGCACGATCGAAGAGATATTTAACGTAGAATATCTTTCGAACTACATATGTAGCTTGTTGATAAGGTTGTGCACAAGTCGATACGTGAGTTCAATTTTTGTTCAAACTTTATTCTTAAATCGTAACGAGAGGTAATGCGTTGTAAATGACCTTGTTTCATTTCATTCGATATCGGTCTTTACGAACACGTTTTTGGTTTCTCACAACACTTCGTTTTATAAAACATACGCTATTCTATGAGTCACTTGAAACTACTATTCGTTTCGTAAAATTTGTGTTGATTATCTAGAAAAATTATAGACTTTGCGGTTAAATTATTGGACATTTCTTTTACTATAAATGGCCCCCAtccacacacatacacacacagacATATGTAAAACTTGTAAAATGTATGtgaacaaaaattaaatattacaaagcTCCAATTGAGATTATTCTGCGTTTCCTGTTTTAAGCACATAGCTTAGTATCGATTTTACATTGAGAAATAGAGACAATTGGATGAAACGCGACGATAACGACAAAAAGTAGTTATTTAATACGCGTTTagcgaaaagagaaaaattgtaaaggaaatttcattgttacaaaattatagtaattatgatataaggaaggaagaaagattCAATTTTCTTGATGCAGCATTAAATAAACTAGATAGTCGATCATTATTCTCTTGTGGTCATCCGTAATATTATCGATTCTTAGTTACAAAACACAAACAGTTCCAAATTTCTCATTTCATTTTCGTAcacagaaaattaaaaaatcgaataattatattaataataataaaattaacccTATCGTTCTCTTTAGCGTTTAAATATATCACCCGAAATAGATGTTATATCTTTCAATAAATATTACTAAAACAGAGGAAATATTTGGTttctatattcaatataattttACTAGCTTTTGTGTACTTTACGCTTTTTATGAGATAAAGTAccctaaaaaagaaaacatttgtaacgataCAAACGTATAGAAGAAGTGAGGAGAATAGCAGGGGCAATGGAAATCAtgctataattaaataattagaattattttatttaagaaaaatcgtaatttgctttaaaaataataatcatgCGCATTTACCTATAGTAACGGATTCTATTTCAGGGAGCCGTACGATTATAATCCTCTTCTCGTCAGTGCACTGTCCGTGGTGAAGTTTAAAAAGGCGCAGATGGACCTGGTACGCGTTGAAACAAGGAATCAgattctattttcgtttttatcgGTCGGCTGGGGTTTACTCGCCGACATTGACATTGAGAGTGAACGTCTCCGTGCAATAGGCGGTCAGAGATTCACCATATGGACTATCGCCCGGCTGATAGGTTTGAGGACATACAAAGGAAAAGTATCTTATTTAGCTTGCGATAAAGTACCGTCCGTGGAGAATTTGGGTAATGGCAAGGCCTACAATGAGTACGCACAGGAAACGCAGATATCGCATTCAAGGAGCTGTGGCGATGATTTAGATCGGTACGTTGTTGTCTTATCACGCATTACCTCTATTATTTGCGCATGAAAAATGCCAAATGAAACAAGCATCATATTCGACAAGATAATCCTTTGACAGAATTCTGAGGTCAAATGGGAAAGATGGAGTGAAAATTTTCGCTTAATAGATAACAGACTAGTACGAATGCAAACTTCAATTATCTGTTCTTTGAAGTAACGATACTCTTGTGTAAACATCTCACTTTCTCTCAAAGTATTATATCGATTAATGTATTATAAAAGTCGTAAGAAATATGTAAATACGCTTGTCAAGTTTACGTAAGTTTATAGAAACTGAAATGATACTTTGCATATGGATGTCTCGAGTTTACGTAATATTCtgaataaatacatacatacatatgtagttATCATACGAGATACGGTCTCTATTAATTTTCTATTGACTATGTAATAAGAATCTTATTATCACGAAAAAAGACTTACGTAAAATGTCCGTAAAATAACGCAGAATGTCAAACGAGAGATATTTTTGTATTCAGTATCTGGAATATTGGAGAGATTCTATCTGAATTTAAAATGACATATGATATAATTCGTTCAAGGTTTCATCTGTTTTGTGaatttattcttaataaatCAGATAAAAATAACACCGAAAACAATCGTTTAAAGTCCCAACATCAAGAActcataaaaattttatttgtggtTTGCATATTCTTAAAAAATGCtttaaaaaaagtaataaaatatgaGTTTTTTTAAAATACTATTCTATCATATGTTTAGATACAGCAAAATCAGTGAATCGAAAAGCTTCCATGATGCAATCGATGGAGATCCTGCTATTTTTGATGGATCGTTTGATAGCTGTGATGATAACGAAATAATAAGCGATAATATCACTCTGGAAACAGAAGCTGAGAGAAGACAGAGGCTAGACAGCTTCTACTCTGCGACATCCGCAAAGTCAACTTATTTTAGCACGGGATCAATTTCTAGTTACCATAGCATCGATGATCCCAATAATGAAGATATTGGTAAGCTTTTAATTCAtacattaataattttcatatctcGACAAAACGTTTTTCTTATTGTGTGCTGTTACTCGCATATCATATTTTTACTTTATCTACTTTAAGATGCTCGCTTGTAAACgttttatgtattattacatattatgtTCTTAGAAACTAAGAGTAGATAAAAAAGTTGGTCTAATTTCTTGATTAATTTAGTACATTACAAGCAtttgaattaatttaaattttctgtACTCTGTACCTCTTcctaaaataataatatgtcTGTAATTAAGATCCAGAGAACAGTAGTCAAGTTATGTATGGTCCATCCTCAAGGCTGCCCGCTCTAACTTCAGAAGTATCAAATTCTTGGACGCAAATTGAAGGTAATATCTTTAATAGTttctaaaataacaaataataatttttattatttttaataattacctCCTAAGGTAATAAAAAGTACCgctaaagtataaaaatattcaaagtctATGCATATGAAATCAGATGATAAGTTACAATTTATGCAAGGCAAATATATGCTAGTTTAGCCCTTAATAGTCTGCATGCATCTTACGTTGCGTTTCTTTACACATTATGTAATTCGCAGCTTTATCTGCCACGATGCTAAACTTGATAATGCTGGTACACTTGCTTCCCGTTGAAAAACGGCATCGAGAACAGCATCGCAAGGACAAACATTGCTGCAAATCATATTACTAACCATAACCCATACTTGTACATAGTGTACACAGCTAGCTTGTGAGTAAAGCTATAAAAATGCGTACAATATAAACAGAACTGGAATATACTAAGAAAATGTGCAAACAAATGTACCAACGTTATTATCCCATTTACACAATAGTATTCTAGACTTAAGTGCCTAATTTAAGTGATGTTATAATaggatattttaatttaaatgatattttcaatataaatcaatgaatatattatttattaaatttgtttgTGTGCTTGAAATTTCAGGAGAGTTCGTTATGGTTCACGCGGCATATCAGTCTCATTTGGGCCAGGATTATTTCTTTGCACCTCGTGCCAAATTGGCGGACGGCATTATTTGGCTTATGATAATAAAAGCCGGAATTACTCGAGCTAATTTACTCCAGGTAAATAGTTCGATTAAAAACAATATCTCTGGCTTATCTAATTCTAATTCATTGCCAAACAAGTGAAATGTTTTTAAAAGCGAAACGCTTATTAGGTCCTTATTTATTGATAAAGTAATTTAACCCTTTGTGATCTATTCGTTGTTTTAAGTAATACAATGAACTTCCATTTCTCGATTTATCTTGGGTATATAcccatatatataaattataaagaaCATTATCATAAAAACATATCTGAGCTATGTTGCCAAAAGATCTGCACATCTGAATTCCATCATCTGAATTTCACAATTTATACACATAGTTCAATGGCGGTTGGTTCAGGAATGAGAATTTTGGCGGAGGTGTGCTTCCGCGATTCAAATAGATTTACGAATTTTTCAGTGACATAGCTCAACTGTGATTCAAAACAGGCTTTAAAAATATACGAGCTTGATAGGTAAATGAAAAGTAAACAAGATTATGCTTGCCTATCAAACACGTGCTTAGACTGTTTTAGCAATTTATCAAGTTATTATTAACCAACAAATCTAAACAACTTTATTGAAACACATCTTGAAACAATTCGTACATTGCCAAAACTTTGATCACAAAGAACTAGTCATTTTTACTATAAGACATCTAAATTAACATATGAAAAATTTTAACCATTCTAATATAAGTAAGAAAATGCAACTTTTTTTATAAGGTATTATGATGTAATTATGATGGAATTAAAATGAAGTTAGAAGCAGATTCAACATATTATAAATACGATATCAACATATTAAGAATTATTTACTATGTCTGTTAGTTCCTGTTGGGATTAAATAATGGTACCCATGTAACACGGTCTGGCGTCGACATGATACCGGTAAAAGCGTTTCGAATAGAACCAGAAGAAGGAGCGAACGGTTACATTACGGTGGATGGAGAAAAAGTAGATTATGGACCTTTGCAAGCCGAGATATTCCCATCTTTAGCGTCGGTAATGTCTCCTTGATACAAATTAGCATTACACTTCGTACAGAGTTAGCAATGGAAATCAAATTGTACAATCCTAAAATCTTAAGTTCAATAAGATATGTGTTATGGTAGCATGGCCTGGTGACAATACTGTATTAATATATTCCAGTTCGCAATACGTAAATACGATTTAGCTCAAAGAATTGCGATAGATGTACATCCTAAACTATGATATTAATTCGTTTCATCAGATGTATACgagtacatatgtataaattaGCGATATTAATGTAGCCATAATTTGTATAGGCTGAACTTGTTATTTCCTAGAGGTTTATCGTTTGTACGACATAATCCGATGCTGTTATTTGAAACTTTACAGACGTGGTTTACGCATCAAAATTAAATACATTGAAAATACTAATTAGATTAaaacctttttttattttcattaattttttcatcTCGAGATAATTTTATATCAGTAGTTTTAAcggtaataaaaattaaagtatTCCCCATGCATTTTTAAGTACATTCCTAATTGCATCTCATAAATAAAACTCGATTGAATTTGGATTCAAAGgagataaaaatttcaaaaattcatgTAATTTCTCTCCTACAACGCATTCAGTTTCCAAAAAAAGTCATTTAAAGATTAACAGCTATTTAACATTCCTTTGTATaactataaaaattgtatagctTAATTCACTTTAGAACCTTtcaatgtataaatattataagtatctTAAACACGTAAgttttttaattgtttaaaatgtACAAAACGTCTGAAAATTTTCGGATGCGGTTGATGaaccataccatataacaccgTTCAATAGTGCTTACTAACTAGTTAtctgtaattttattaattagccTAAATCCTAACTTTTTGGACTGTTTCCTATGCAACGTATAATAGTATaacttcaaaatatttcatgGATTTTATGCTAGTTTTCCTAATCCTCGATTTATACAACGAATTGGTCATGAAAGTTAGATATAAATCGAAATCAATattataacaatataataaGTTGAGTAATTCGATGATTAGATGTATCTTCCTCCTCGTTATTTACCAAAGggtattattaaaattcatcaAGGATTAACGATAATTTCCTCCGTTCAATACCTTCTGGTTGTTCTTTCAGCGATGTAAATAAGTACATGTATTGTATTTCTTAAACGATTGTATAGCATATAATACGTTGTAGCTTCCATTGTAAGCATAAAAGAATTAATTTCGATCTTCTCGATCGAATTTGTAAAGATTCTAATTTTTTAAGCTTGTATGCATTTTATCGACCAGGTTGTTATTATCACGCGGTCTAAATGCTGGCATACAGTATTGATTTAATCGCGATAGTTCTCAAATTTTGTACATTTAGACGCATTTTAGATTAAAGAAAGAACATGTCAATCTTTCGATACAACGCACAGATACCGTCTTTTGATCTTACGCttacgaaatattttttcgAGACATCATTAGCCGCTATAAGAACGACATAAGAACATAtcataataattaacaaataatatGCGGCACGTTAAAGATCCAATATCTGATTCATAAGAGTGcacaatttaaaaagaaaagaagaactaATATCGAGAGGACACTAGAGAGGTGTTTGATACTGTTATATAGTTGCGCTTTAATATCGAAACGAAGAACTTTcatttattatagaaaaatttcatCGATGTTCTCTTAGT
The Bombus vancouverensis nearcticus chromosome 6, iyBomVanc1_principal, whole genome shotgun sequence DNA segment above includes these coding regions:
- the Sk2 gene encoding sphingosine kinase 2 isoform X1 — its product is MIDNHQCVMEDGGQVHSNTLLEETFYVTSKKNTYYKVRLTEKGLSLEKDNNGATKVETIVLNDIIGCRCMRSKRKSAGSCVCGPGTSRSQFKLVESVEAYQSYDEFDTSAYLYIYAYTLKKARMKGIKRRERTTITLRFRSFDKYEDNLREASRWRLAIKCLIVGLPVPKSFMSPSHENLESLISACPGEQRKILVLLNPKSGPGRGRETFQKRIHPILSEAERPYDVHITKCPNYAREFVRTRDIYQWSGLLMVGGDGIVFEVVNGLFQRPDWEKALKELSLGVIPCGSGNGLAKSIAYAKQEPYDYNPLLVSALSVVKFKKAQMDLVRVETRNQILFSFLSVGWGLLADIDIESERLRAIGGQRFTIWTIARLIGLRTYKGKVSYLACDKVPSVENLGNGKAYNEYAQETQISHSRSCGDDLDRYSKISESKSFHDAIDGDPAIFDGSFDSCDDNEIISDNITLETEAERRQRLDSFYSATSAKSTYFSTGSISSYHSIDDPNNEDIDPENSSQVMYGPSSRLPALTSEVSNSWTQIEGEFVMVHAAYQSHLGQDYFFAPRAKLADGIIWLMIIKAGITRANLLQFLLGLNNGTHVTRSGVDMIPVKAFRIEPEEGANGYITVDGEKVDYGPLQAEIFPSLASVMSP